In Stenotrophomonas sp. ESTM1D_MKCIP4_1, a single genomic region encodes these proteins:
- a CDS encoding CS1 type fimbrial major subunit, protein MNTLLKKAALVAALATASLSAHAAEVDISVWADVDPTLSLMKADGTALDDSVKLSHDAATGLLIPWSVPVRIHSNDTDKDIEVRLGFDPTLQRDTGGGTPIPLAVSLNGQALTTTARTYDASAIFDGALPGRSIPMDLRIAQGNSTAIADAGKYNGIVRVVMLQAP, encoded by the coding sequence ATGAATACCCTTCTGAAGAAGGCCGCGCTGGTTGCAGCGCTGGCCACCGCTTCGCTGTCCGCGCATGCCGCGGAAGTCGATATCTCCGTCTGGGCTGACGTTGACCCGACGCTGTCGCTCATGAAAGCCGACGGTACCGCGCTGGATGACTCCGTGAAGCTGTCCCACGACGCCGCAACAGGTCTTCTGATTCCGTGGAGCGTGCCGGTGCGCATCCATAGCAACGACACGGACAAGGACATCGAAGTCCGCCTGGGCTTCGACCCTACTCTGCAGCGTGATACCGGTGGTGGTACCCCGATCCCGCTGGCAGTGTCGCTGAATGGTCAAGCGCTGACCACCACGGCGCGTACTTACGACGCAAGCGCGATCTTCGATGGCGCACTGCCGGGCAGATCCATCCCGATGGATCTGCGAATTGCCCAAGGCAACAGCACCGCAATTGCAGATGCCGGTAAGTACAACGGCATCGTGCGGGTAGTGATGCTGCAGGCTCCCTAA
- a CDS encoding citrate synthase: MSDLDQVTLNAGEKSVVLPVIKPTLGNDCVDIAKLTKETGFFTYDSGFTATASCKSAITYIDGDKGVLLYRGYPIEQLSEKSSYIEVAYLLINGERPSAEQLKAFTDELTAEANVDESINTLIGSFAKDAHPMAILAAAIAQLSAIYHDSLDLSDAEQRRQAAVRLIAKVPTLSALIYRHGKGLPANKPDTSLDYVSRFLKQTFESADGQYDLNPDVVKALDLLFILHADHEQNASTSTVRLVGSTGANPYASVAAGVTALWGPAHGGANEAVLKMLEEIGTADNVESAVVKAKDKTSGFRLMGFGHRVYKNFDPRAKVIGEMTGKVLKQLGVQDPLLDVAVKLEQAALQDEYFVARKLYPNVDFYSGIIYKALQIPTEMFTVMFALGRTSGWVAHWLEQQVDPEMKIGRPRQVYTGADVRDYQG; this comes from the coding sequence GTGTCCGATCTTGATCAGGTCACGCTCAACGCCGGCGAAAAGTCGGTCGTTCTGCCCGTCATCAAACCCACCCTTGGCAACGACTGCGTCGACATCGCGAAGCTGACCAAGGAAACGGGGTTCTTCACCTACGATTCCGGCTTCACCGCGACGGCCAGCTGCAAGTCCGCCATCACCTACATCGACGGCGACAAGGGCGTGCTGCTGTACCGCGGCTACCCGATCGAACAGCTGTCGGAAAAGTCGAGCTACATCGAAGTGGCCTACCTGCTGATCAACGGCGAGCGTCCGAGCGCCGAGCAGCTGAAGGCCTTCACCGATGAGCTGACTGCCGAAGCCAATGTCGATGAGTCGATCAACACCCTGATCGGCAGCTTCGCCAAGGATGCCCACCCGATGGCCATCCTGGCTGCCGCGATCGCGCAGCTGTCGGCCATCTACCACGACTCGCTGGACCTGTCCGACGCCGAACAGCGCCGCCAGGCGGCCGTGCGCCTGATCGCCAAGGTGCCGACCCTGTCGGCCCTGATCTACCGCCACGGCAAGGGCCTGCCGGCCAACAAGCCGGACACCTCGCTGGATTACGTCAGCCGCTTCCTGAAGCAGACCTTCGAGTCGGCGGATGGCCAGTACGATCTGAACCCGGACGTGGTGAAGGCGCTGGACCTGCTGTTCATCCTGCACGCCGACCACGAGCAGAACGCCTCGACCTCGACCGTGCGCCTGGTCGGTTCGACCGGTGCCAACCCGTACGCGTCGGTCGCCGCTGGCGTCACCGCGCTGTGGGGTCCGGCCCACGGCGGTGCCAACGAAGCCGTGCTGAAGATGCTGGAAGAAATCGGCACCGCCGACAACGTCGAGTCGGCCGTGGTCAAGGCCAAGGACAAGACCTCCGGCTTCCGCCTGATGGGCTTCGGCCACCGCGTCTACAAGAACTTCGACCCGCGCGCCAAGGTCATCGGCGAGATGACCGGCAAGGTGCTCAAGCAGCTGGGCGTGCAGGATCCGCTGCTGGACGTGGCCGTCAAGCTGGAACAGGCCGCGCTGCAGGACGAGTACTTTGTCGCCCGCAAGCTGTACCCGAACGTCGATTTCTACAGCGGCATCATCTACAAGGCGCTGCAGATCCCGACCGAAATGTTCACCGTCATGTTCGCCCTGGGCCGTACCTCCGGCTGGGTCGCACATTGGCTGGAACAGCAGGTTGACCCGGAAATGAAGATCGGCCGTCCGCGCCAGGTCTACACCGGCGCAGACGTGCGCGACTACCAGGGCTGA
- a CDS encoding type B 50S ribosomal protein L31, translating into MKADIHPNYRDVVFEDVTSDFKILTRSTMATKETTTWTDGNEYPLVKVEISSASHPFYTGKHKVIDTSGRIDKFQKRYAR; encoded by the coding sequence ATGAAGGCCGATATCCATCCGAACTACCGCGACGTCGTCTTCGAAGACGTCACTTCCGATTTCAAGATCCTGACCCGCTCCACCATGGCGACCAAGGAAACCACCACCTGGACCGACGGTAATGAATACCCGCTGGTCAAGGTTGAAATTTCCTCGGCTTCGCACCCGTTCTACACGGGCAAGCACAAGGTGATCGACACCTCGGGCCGTATCGACAAGTTCCAGAAGCGCTACGCGCGCTGA
- a CDS encoding nucleoside hydrolase — translation MTHKIPLLIDTDPGVDDALALLMAFADERHDVVALTIAAGNVGLDYTVRNALKLCDIVGRTDVPVFAGSPDPLIHPSVDAAHVHGRDGYGDVDLPPPSRQAEAEHAALAILRLSHQYAGELMLVMLGPLTNLALALKLDPTLPQRIKRIVVMGGAVTCHGNITPAAEFNIAFDPEAAHVVFTSFKHLLVSDWEATVAHGLPLQEAEQWLQADSDRARFYELISRKTRALSEDAKGGRWYTADAVAMAWALNPEGQLQVESRPLNIELNGTFSRGATIVDWNRQTGQPDNCDLLMAYDQARFEALVRQALGAD, via the coding sequence ATGACCCACAAGATCCCGCTGTTGATCGACACCGACCCCGGTGTGGACGACGCCCTGGCCCTGCTGATGGCCTTCGCCGATGAACGGCATGACGTGGTCGCCCTGACCATCGCCGCCGGCAATGTCGGCTTGGACTACACGGTCCGCAACGCCCTCAAACTCTGCGACATCGTCGGCCGCACCGACGTGCCGGTGTTCGCTGGCAGCCCTGACCCGCTGATCCACCCCTCAGTGGACGCCGCCCACGTGCATGGCCGCGATGGCTATGGCGATGTGGACCTGCCGCCGCCCAGCCGCCAGGCCGAGGCTGAACATGCCGCGCTGGCCATCCTGCGCCTGTCGCACCAGTACGCCGGCGAGCTGATGCTGGTGATGCTGGGCCCGCTGACCAACTTGGCGCTGGCCCTGAAGCTGGACCCGACCCTGCCCCAGCGCATCAAGCGCATCGTGGTGATGGGCGGAGCAGTCACCTGCCACGGCAACATCACCCCGGCGGCCGAATTCAACATCGCCTTCGACCCGGAAGCGGCGCATGTGGTGTTCACCTCGTTCAAGCACCTGCTGGTGTCGGACTGGGAAGCCACCGTTGCCCACGGCCTGCCGCTGCAGGAAGCCGAGCAGTGGCTGCAGGCCGATTCCGACCGCGCCCGCTTCTACGAGCTGATCTCGCGCAAGACCCGCGCGCTGTCCGAAGACGCCAAGGGTGGCCGCTGGTACACCGCCGATGCGGTGGCCATGGCCTGGGCGCTGAACCCGGAAGGCCAGCTGCAGGTGGAATCGCGCCCGCTGAACATCGAACTGAACGGCACGTTCAGCCGCGGTGCCACCATCGTCGACTGGAACCGCCAGACCGGCCAGCCGGACAACTGCGATCTGCTGATGGCCTACGACCAGGCCCGTTTCGAGGCCCTGGTGCGCCAGGCGCTGGGCGCCGACTGA
- the recG gene encoding ATP-dependent DNA helicase RecG, which yields MARKAAVTPALSPSGEASLAMLAGVGPAVAAKLQARGLATLQDLWLHLPLRYEDRTRLTRIEDLRPGVPAQVEVRVTAVERGMRYRPMLKVAVEDEGQGTLVLRFFHFRQQQVGQFAVGNRLRCFGTPKPGHLGLEIVHPSYQVLGRNDDPELGDRLDPVYPTVEGIGPMTMRKLIGQALDRLPEESTLELLPSGWLDGLSLPSLRSALLTVHRPPPDADLAALAAGTHPAQRRLAMEELLAHHLSLRRQRIALQAHHAPPLAGPGKLAKALLKQLPFALTGAQARVFKQIREDLARPSPMLRLVQGDVGSGKTVVAALAAMLAVEQGKQVALAAPTELLAEQHLNNLRGWLEPLGVRVSWLAGKVTGKARAKVIEQVANGEAQVVVGTHALMQEAVVFQDLALAIVDEQHRFGVHQRLALRDKGAGAHSVPHQLVMTATPIPRTLAMSEYADLDVSAIDELPPGRTPVQTVALNNDRRPELIERIALACQEGRQVYWVCTLIEESEELDATPAQATYESLQALLPGVRVGLVHGRLKAAEKLATMVAFKAGEIDLLVATTVIEVGVDVPNASLMVIENAERLGLAQLHQLRGRVGRGSAVSRCVLLYQAPLSQMARERLQTMRETNDGFVIAEKDLELRGPGELLGTRQTGLAGFRIADLARDAGLLPGVHGLAERLLAQQPALADRVVNRWIGTAVRYASA from the coding sequence GTGGCACGCAAGGCGGCGGTCACCCCGGCACTGTCACCGTCCGGCGAAGCATCCCTGGCGATGCTTGCCGGCGTAGGCCCGGCCGTGGCCGCCAAACTGCAGGCGCGTGGCCTGGCCACCCTGCAGGATCTGTGGCTGCACCTGCCGCTGCGCTATGAAGACCGCACCCGGCTGACCCGCATCGAAGACCTGCGCCCGGGCGTTCCGGCGCAGGTGGAAGTCCGGGTCACCGCGGTCGAACGCGGCATGCGCTACCGCCCCATGCTGAAGGTGGCGGTGGAAGACGAAGGGCAGGGCACCCTGGTGCTGCGCTTCTTCCACTTCCGCCAGCAGCAGGTGGGCCAGTTCGCGGTAGGCAACCGGCTGCGCTGCTTCGGCACGCCCAAGCCGGGCCATCTCGGCCTGGAAATCGTCCACCCCAGTTACCAGGTGCTGGGCCGCAACGACGACCCTGAACTCGGCGATCGCCTCGACCCGGTGTATCCCACCGTGGAAGGCATCGGCCCCATGACCATGCGCAAGCTGATCGGCCAGGCCCTGGACCGCCTGCCCGAGGAAAGCACGCTGGAACTGCTGCCCAGCGGCTGGCTGGACGGTCTAAGCCTGCCCTCGCTGCGCAGCGCGCTGCTGACCGTGCACCGGCCGCCGCCGGATGCCGATCTGGCCGCGCTGGCCGCCGGCACCCACCCCGCGCAGCGGCGGCTGGCGATGGAAGAACTGCTGGCCCACCACCTCAGCCTGCGCCGCCAGCGCATCGCGTTGCAGGCGCACCATGCGCCGCCGCTGGCCGGTCCCGGCAAGCTGGCCAAGGCGCTGCTGAAACAACTGCCGTTCGCGCTGACCGGCGCGCAGGCGCGTGTGTTCAAGCAGATCCGCGAAGACCTTGCCCGTCCCAGCCCGATGCTGCGGCTGGTGCAGGGCGATGTCGGTTCCGGCAAGACCGTGGTGGCCGCGCTGGCGGCGATGCTGGCGGTGGAGCAGGGCAAGCAGGTCGCGCTGGCCGCGCCCACCGAACTACTGGCCGAACAGCACCTCAACAATCTGCGCGGCTGGCTGGAACCGCTGGGCGTGCGCGTGAGCTGGCTGGCCGGCAAGGTCACCGGCAAGGCACGCGCCAAGGTGATCGAACAGGTGGCCAATGGCGAAGCGCAGGTGGTGGTTGGCACCCACGCGCTGATGCAGGAAGCGGTGGTGTTCCAGGATCTGGCCCTGGCCATCGTCGATGAGCAGCACCGCTTCGGCGTGCACCAGCGTCTGGCACTGCGCGACAAGGGCGCGGGCGCACACAGCGTGCCGCACCAGCTGGTGATGACCGCAACCCCCATTCCGCGCACGCTGGCGATGTCCGAGTACGCCGATCTGGATGTCTCGGCCATCGACGAACTGCCGCCTGGGCGCACCCCCGTGCAGACCGTGGCGCTCAACAACGACCGCCGACCCGAACTGATTGAACGCATCGCCCTGGCCTGCCAGGAAGGGCGGCAGGTGTACTGGGTGTGCACCCTCATCGAAGAAAGCGAAGAGTTGGATGCCACGCCTGCGCAGGCCACGTACGAATCGCTGCAGGCGCTGCTGCCCGGTGTGCGTGTTGGCCTGGTGCATGGCCGCCTGAAAGCGGCGGAGAAGCTGGCGACGATGGTCGCATTCAAGGCCGGCGAGATTGATCTGCTGGTGGCCACAACAGTCATCGAAGTGGGCGTGGACGTGCCCAATGCCTCGTTGATGGTGATCGAGAACGCCGAGCGCCTGGGCCTGGCCCAGCTGCACCAGCTGCGCGGCCGCGTCGGCCGTGGTTCGGCAGTGTCGCGCTGCGTGCTGCTGTACCAGGCACCGCTTTCGCAGATGGCGCGCGAGCGTCTGCAGACCATGCGCGAAACCAACGATGGCTTCGTCATTGCCGAAAAGGATCTGGAACTGCGCGGCCCCGGCGAACTGCTGGGCACCCGCCAGACCGGCCTGGCCGGTTTCCGCATTGCCGATCTGGCCCGCGATGCCGGCCTGCTGCCCGGCGTGCACGGCCTGGCCGAGCGCCTGCTGGCCCAGCAACCCGCGCTGGCCGATCGCGTGGTCAACCGCTGGATCGGCACCGCCGTGCGTTACGCCTCGGCGTAA
- a CDS encoding RidA family protein — MSRQIINTEKAPAAIGPYSQAVRAGNTVYFSGQIPLDPATGDIVGAGDVEAQARRAFDNLKAVAEAAGGSLDKVVRLGLYLTDLAEFAKVNAVMQDYFQAPFPARSTIEVSGLPKGANFEVDAVMVID, encoded by the coding sequence ATGTCCCGCCAGATCATCAACACCGAAAAGGCGCCCGCCGCCATCGGCCCGTACTCGCAGGCCGTGCGCGCCGGCAACACCGTGTATTTCTCCGGCCAGATTCCGCTGGACCCGGCCACCGGTGACATCGTCGGCGCCGGTGACGTCGAAGCGCAGGCCCGCCGCGCCTTCGACAACCTCAAGGCCGTGGCCGAAGCCGCTGGCGGTTCGCTGGACAAGGTCGTGCGCCTGGGCCTGTACCTGACCGACCTGGCCGAATTCGCCAAGGTCAACGCCGTCATGCAGGACTACTTCCAGGCCCCGTTCCCGGCCCGTTCCACCATCGAAGTCTCCGGCCTGCCCAAGGGCGCCAACTTCGAGGTCGACGCGGTGATGGTCATCGACTGA
- a CDS encoding bifunctional (p)ppGpp synthetase/guanosine-3',5'-bis(diphosphate) 3'-pyrophosphohydrolase — protein sequence MNPGPTAKVAAPTAAAVPDYVLQLERAAHYLPPEQLPLLRRAWEVGASAHAGQTRKSGEPYITHPVAVAQVLAELGLDVEALIAAILHDTIEDTPLTREELAAEFGEAVAELVDGVTKLDKLKFRDRQEAAAESFRKMLLAMSRDLRVIMIKLADRLHNMRTLGAQSREARGRIARETLEIYAPIAQRLGMSLVKSELQNLGFKALYPWRHAIIEKHIRSQPVVRREAMAQVEVQLSQRLAKEGIEHRLVSRIKTPWSIYNKMRDENKSFDQVMDVFGFRLVVRSVPSCYHALGSVHATFKPLDGRFRDFIAIPKANGYQSLHTVLFGPYGSPIEVQIRTEEMDLIAERGVAAHWTYKFGGDSPNSAQSRAHAWIVELIDSQRAAGSSLEFLDNVKVDLFPDEVYLFTPKGKILALPRNSTALDFAYAVHTDVGNMAVASRVDKKLVPLRTKLVSGQSVEIITARSATPKPQWLEFVVTSKARTAIRHQLKQLEHEDAVQLGHRMLDRALEAMDSSLERLPKGRLDAFLSEHRFPRLEALLAEVALGNWMPTQAAQALMAYAELRGGPHSRQHSQEKILINGSERGVVTFAGCCQPIPGDEIMGYHTAGKGIVVHRMDCPNLAELRKSPERWVLIGWDTTVSGDYDTALVVEVENGTGVLAQLAAAIAQSHSNIERVDYLDRDFNAAVLAFNIQVRDRNHLAEVMRRLRRLSVVQSVRRQ from the coding sequence ATGAACCCAGGCCCCACTGCCAAGGTAGCCGCGCCCACCGCCGCGGCCGTACCTGATTACGTCCTCCAGCTCGAACGCGCCGCCCATTACCTGCCGCCGGAACAGCTGCCGCTGCTGCGCCGTGCCTGGGAAGTCGGAGCGTCGGCGCATGCTGGGCAGACGCGCAAGTCGGGCGAGCCCTACATCACCCATCCGGTGGCCGTGGCCCAGGTGCTGGCCGAGCTTGGCCTGGATGTGGAAGCGCTGATCGCCGCGATCCTGCACGACACCATTGAAGACACCCCGCTGACCCGTGAAGAACTGGCGGCGGAGTTCGGCGAAGCCGTGGCCGAGCTGGTCGACGGCGTGACCAAGCTGGACAAGCTGAAGTTCCGCGACCGCCAGGAAGCGGCCGCCGAAAGCTTCCGCAAGATGCTGCTGGCCATGTCGCGCGACCTGCGCGTAATCATGATCAAGCTGGCCGACCGCCTGCACAACATGCGCACCCTGGGCGCGCAGAGCCGCGAAGCGCGCGGCCGCATCGCCCGCGAAACGCTGGAAATCTACGCGCCCATCGCCCAGCGCCTGGGCATGAGCCTGGTCAAGAGCGAACTGCAGAACCTGGGCTTCAAGGCGCTGTACCCCTGGCGCCACGCCATCATCGAAAAACACATCCGCAGCCAGCCGGTGGTCCGCCGCGAGGCGATGGCGCAGGTGGAAGTGCAGCTCTCGCAGCGGCTGGCGAAGGAAGGCATCGAGCACCGCCTGGTCAGCCGCATCAAGACCCCGTGGAGCATCTACAACAAGATGCGCGACGAGAACAAATCCTTCGACCAGGTCATGGATGTGTTCGGTTTCCGCCTGGTCGTGCGCAGCGTGCCCAGCTGCTACCACGCGCTGGGTTCGGTGCATGCCACGTTCAAGCCGCTGGATGGCCGCTTCCGCGATTTCATCGCCATTCCCAAGGCCAACGGTTACCAGTCGCTGCACACCGTGCTGTTCGGGCCCTACGGTTCGCCCATCGAAGTGCAGATCCGCACCGAGGAAATGGACCTGATCGCCGAACGCGGCGTGGCCGCGCACTGGACCTACAAGTTCGGTGGCGATTCGCCCAACAGCGCGCAGAGCCGTGCCCACGCCTGGATCGTCGAACTGATCGATTCGCAGCGCGCCGCCGGTTCCTCGCTGGAATTCCTCGACAACGTGAAGGTGGACCTGTTCCCGGACGAGGTCTATCTGTTCACCCCGAAGGGCAAGATTCTCGCCCTGCCGCGAAACTCCACCGCGCTCGACTTTGCCTACGCCGTGCACACCGACGTGGGCAACATGGCCGTGGCCTCGCGCGTGGACAAGAAGCTGGTGCCGTTGCGCACCAAGCTGGTGTCCGGGCAGTCGGTGGAAATCATCACTGCGCGTTCGGCCACGCCCAAGCCGCAGTGGCTGGAATTCGTGGTCACCAGCAAGGCGCGCACCGCCATCCGCCACCAGCTCAAACAGCTGGAGCATGAGGATGCCGTGCAGCTGGGCCACCGCATGCTCGACCGTGCGCTGGAAGCGATGGATTCCTCGCTGGAACGCCTGCCCAAGGGCCGGCTGGATGCCTTCCTGTCCGAGCACCGCTTCCCGCGCCTGGAGGCCCTGCTGGCCGAGGTGGCGCTGGGCAACTGGATGCCGACCCAGGCCGCGCAGGCCTTGATGGCCTATGCCGAACTGCGCGGCGGCCCGCATTCGCGCCAGCACTCGCAGGAAAAGATCCTCATCAACGGCAGCGAGCGCGGCGTGGTCACCTTCGCCGGGTGCTGCCAGCCGATTCCCGGCGACGAGATCATGGGCTACCACACCGCCGGCAAGGGCATCGTGGTGCACCGCATGGATTGCCCGAACCTGGCCGAACTGCGCAAATCGCCCGAGCGCTGGGTGCTGATCGGCTGGGACACCACCGTCTCCGGCGATTACGACACCGCACTGGTGGTGGAAGTGGAAAACGGCACCGGCGTGCTGGCGCAGCTGGCCGCGGCCATTGCGCAGAGCCACTCCAACATCGAACGGGTGGACTACCTGGACCGCGATTTCAATGCGGCCGTGCTGGCGTTCAACATCCAGGTACGCGACCGCAACCACCTGGCCGAAGTGATGCGCCGCCTGCGACGCCTGTCGGTCGTGCAATCGGTGCGCCGCCAGTAA
- the rpoZ gene encoding DNA-directed RNA polymerase subunit omega, with the protein MARITVEDCLEVVNNRFDLVMMASKRARQLANGVQATLDNDTEDKPTVLALREIAARKIDNALIDEVEKAERERAEREALEWAAAEVVADEDMSKNDD; encoded by the coding sequence ATGGCCCGCATCACCGTAGAAGATTGCCTGGAAGTCGTTAACAACCGTTTCGACCTGGTCATGATGGCCTCCAAGCGTGCCCGTCAGCTCGCCAATGGCGTGCAGGCCACGCTGGACAACGACACCGAAGACAAGCCGACCGTGCTGGCGCTGCGCGAAATCGCCGCCCGCAAGATCGACAACGCGCTGATCGACGAAGTCGAGAAGGCCGAGCGCGAGCGTGCCGAGCGCGAAGCGCTGGAATGGGCGGCCGCTGAAGTGGTCGCCGACGAAGACATGTCCAAGAACGACGATTGA
- the gmk gene encoding guanylate kinase → MSPPSTPSAAIARGTLYIVAAPSGAGKSSIVNATLARDPQIALSISFTSRAMRPGEVNGEHYHFVTAEKFEEMIADGDFFEHAWVHGDWKGTARQSVEPQLAAGQDVLLEIDWQGAQQVRQLVPGTVTVFILPPSKQALQDRMRKRGQDSEAVIAQRLGAARDEMLHFNEFDYVIVNEVFDTAVDELCAIFTASRLRREAQKVRHAGLIQALLTPDPGATD, encoded by the coding sequence ATGAGCCCCCCGTCCACCCCGTCGGCCGCCATTGCGCGTGGCACCCTGTACATCGTTGCCGCCCCCTCGGGCGCCGGCAAGAGCAGCATCGTCAACGCCACCCTGGCGCGTGACCCGCAGATCGCCCTGTCCATCTCCTTCACCTCGCGTGCCATGCGCCCGGGCGAGGTGAACGGCGAGCACTACCACTTTGTCACCGCCGAGAAGTTCGAAGAAATGATCGCCGATGGCGACTTCTTCGAGCACGCGTGGGTGCACGGCGATTGGAAGGGCACCGCCCGCCAGTCGGTGGAGCCGCAGCTGGCCGCCGGCCAGGACGTGCTGCTGGAAATCGACTGGCAGGGCGCCCAGCAGGTGCGCCAGCTGGTGCCCGGTACGGTGACGGTGTTCATCCTGCCGCCGTCCAAGCAGGCCCTGCAGGACCGCATGCGCAAGCGCGGCCAGGACAGTGAGGCGGTCATCGCCCAGCGCCTGGGCGCCGCCCGCGATGAAATGCTGCACTTCAACGAGTTCGATTACGTCATCGTCAACGAGGTGTTCGACACCGCCGTGGATGAGCTGTGCGCCATCTTCACCGCCAGCCGCCTGCGCCGGGAGGCCCAGAAGGTCCGCCACGCCGGCCTGATCCAGGCCCTGTTGACCCCCGATCCGGGCGCAACTGACTGA
- a CDS encoding YicC/YloC family endoribonuclease, with translation MIRSMTAYAGGERVTPWGTLGCELRSVNHRFLEVGTRLPEELRALEPQLRERIAARLSRGKLDLVMRLRAPEGAASLQVNEALLGQLGQLAHRLTSDFPNLQVSFTELLQLPGVTQGEATDVAALQAEALSLLDQTLDGFVAAREREGATLAAAIAERVDGIERIATDVRTLIPAIRDGQRAKLAARLADLPHPVDPGRAEQELVMWLQKLDVDEELDRLGSHIVEIRRVLKQREPVGRRLDFLLQEFNREANTLGSKSVDSRTSNAAVELKVLIDQIREQVQNIE, from the coding sequence ATGATTCGAAGCATGACCGCCTATGCCGGCGGCGAGCGCGTCACCCCGTGGGGCACGCTGGGCTGCGAGCTGCGCTCGGTCAACCACCGGTTCCTGGAAGTGGGCACCCGCCTGCCCGAGGAACTGCGTGCGCTGGAGCCGCAGCTGCGCGAGCGCATTGCCGCCCGCCTCAGCCGTGGCAAGCTGGACCTGGTCATGCGCCTGCGTGCGCCCGAGGGCGCCGCCAGCCTGCAGGTGAACGAGGCGCTGCTGGGCCAGCTGGGCCAGCTGGCACACCGCCTGACCTCCGATTTCCCCAACCTGCAGGTCAGCTTCACCGAGCTGCTGCAGCTGCCGGGCGTGACCCAGGGCGAGGCCACCGACGTGGCGGCCCTGCAGGCCGAGGCGCTGTCGCTGCTGGACCAGACGCTGGATGGCTTCGTGGCCGCGCGTGAACGCGAAGGCGCCACGCTGGCCGCCGCCATCGCCGAGCGGGTGGACGGCATCGAGCGCATCGCCACTGACGTCCGCACGCTGATTCCGGCCATTCGCGACGGCCAGCGCGCCAAGCTGGCAGCCCGCCTGGCCGATCTGCCGCACCCGGTCGACCCCGGCCGTGCCGAGCAGGAACTGGTGATGTGGCTGCAGAAGCTGGACGTGGACGAAGAGCTGGACCGCCTGGGCAGCCACATTGTGGAGATCCGCCGCGTGCTGAAGCAGCGCGAGCCGGTGGGCCGCCGCCTGGACTTCCTGCTGCAGGAATTCAACCGCGAAGCCAATACCCTGGGCTCGAAGTCGGTAGACAGCCGCACGTCCAATGCCGCGGTGGAGCTGAAGGTGCTGATCGACCAGATCCGCGAGCAGGTGCAGAACATCGAGTGA
- the rph gene encoding ribonuclease PH, giving the protein MSDSRPSGRQPDQLRPVVIQRGFTRHAEGSVLVCFGETRVLCTASVENRVPGFLRGKGEGWVTAEYGMLPRATHTRSDREAARGKQGGRTLEIQRLIGRSLRACVDRNALGERTITLDCDVLQADGGTRTAAITGAYVALVDAVNVLMKRGDIKRNPILGAVAAVSVGVYRGTPVLDLDYAEDSDCDTDMNVVMNDGGGFIELQGTAEGHAFRRDELDALLGLAEKGVGELLAAQQAALSA; this is encoded by the coding sequence ATGTCCGATTCCCGCCCCAGTGGCCGCCAGCCCGACCAGCTCCGCCCGGTCGTCATCCAACGCGGTTTCACCCGCCACGCCGAGGGTTCGGTGCTGGTCTGCTTCGGTGAAACCCGCGTGCTGTGCACCGCCAGCGTGGAAAACCGCGTGCCGGGCTTCCTGCGTGGCAAGGGCGAAGGCTGGGTGACCGCCGAGTACGGCATGCTGCCGCGCGCCACCCACACCCGCAGCGACCGCGAAGCGGCACGCGGCAAGCAGGGCGGCCGCACCCTGGAGATCCAGCGTCTGATCGGCCGCAGCCTGCGCGCCTGCGTGGACCGCAACGCACTGGGCGAACGCACCATCACCCTGGACTGCGACGTGCTGCAGGCCGACGGCGGCACCCGCACCGCCGCCATCACCGGCGCCTACGTGGCCCTGGTCGACGCGGTGAACGTGCTGATGAAGCGTGGCGACATCAAGCGCAACCCGATCCTGGGCGCGGTGGCGGCGGTGTCGGTGGGCGTGTACCGCGGCACCCCGGTGCTGGACCTGGACTACGCCGAAGACAGCGACTGCGATACCGACATGAACGTGGTGATGAACGACGGTGGCGGTTTCATCGAGCTGCAGGGCACCGCCGAAGGCCATGCCTTCCGCCGCGATGAACTGGATGCGCTGCTGGGCCTGGCCGAAAAGGGCGTGGGCGAGCTGCTGGCCGCGCAGCAGGCAGCGCTGTCGGCATGA
- a CDS encoding VOC family protein, whose amino-acid sequence MNRRIALTTLVVADYDEAIAWYTGKLGFTLLDDIDQGSKRWVVVGPTDGSAAALLLARASNEEQRSRIGNQTGGRVGFFLNTDDFHRDHAAMVAAGVEFLEAPREEPYATVAVFRDLYGNTWDLLEPRG is encoded by the coding sequence ATGAACCGGCGCATTGCCCTGACCACCCTGGTGGTGGCCGACTACGACGAAGCCATTGCCTGGTACACCGGCAAACTGGGCTTCACCCTGCTGGACGACATCGACCAGGGCAGCAAGCGCTGGGTGGTGGTGGGCCCGACCGACGGCAGCGCCGCCGCCCTGCTGCTGGCCCGCGCCAGCAACGAGGAGCAGCGCAGCCGCATCGGCAACCAGACCGGTGGCCGGGTGGGCTTCTTCCTCAATACCGATGACTTCCACCGCGACCACGCGGCCATGGTCGCCGCCGGCGTCGAATTCCTGGAAGCGCCGCGCGAAGAGCCCTATGCCACCGTCGCGGTGTTCCGCGATCTGTACGGCAACACCTGGGACCTGCTGGAGCCCCGCGGATGA